The following coding sequences are from one Deltaproteobacteria bacterium window:
- a CDS encoding response regulator — protein MKIEISSEKLAAAQDAKVKASTEKRAKILVVDDEEGNLVSLKNLLETHYEVFVEISPEAALEVFEANEIDLILSDQRMPEMLGTELLEKIKERSDDNVRIIITGYTDARDLITCINKDLIYKYVMKPWAPGDITTIVSEALSHLEDKRKLDKLISWARDKKDE, from the coding sequence ATGAAGATTGAAATCTCGTCTGAAAAATTAGCAGCGGCTCAAGATGCTAAAGTTAAAGCGAGCACGGAAAAACGTGCGAAGATTCTCGTAGTTGATGATGAAGAGGGAAACCTCGTATCGTTAAAAAACCTCCTAGAAACTCATTACGAAGTGTTTGTTGAAATCAGCCCAGAAGCGGCATTGGAAGTATTTGAAGCGAATGAAATCGACTTGATTCTCTCGGATCAGCGTATGCCGGAAATGCTGGGCACGGAGCTTCTTGAAAAAATTAAAGAGCGAAGCGATGACAACGTTCGTATTATTATTACAGGCTATACCGATGCGAGAGATCTCATTACCTGTATCAACAAAGATTTGATTTATAAGTATGTGATGAAGCCCTGGGCTCCAGGTGACATTACAACCATCGTGTCGGAAGCTCTGAGTCACCTCGAAGACAAACGAAAACTCGATAAGCTCATTTCATGGGCCCGAGATAAAAAAGACGAATAG